A DNA window from Impatiens glandulifera chromosome 7, dImpGla2.1, whole genome shotgun sequence contains the following coding sequences:
- the LOC124910738 gene encoding protein TORNADO 2-like, giving the protein MAVKNINAIGSINFVAVLLSIPIILAGIWLTTKADNSCVKLLQWPIILLGIMILVVTLAGLVGGFWRVQWLLILYLISMLVMIILLGFLVVFIYMVTIGGSGHLPPSRAYLEYKLDDYSGWLRRRIQNPWHWDGIRTCLSSSTTCAELSQSYRMAQDFFNAHLSPLQSGCCKPPTDCGYTFVNPSYWISPINNAAGMDCLQWNNNQTELCYTCDSCKAGLLANLNREWRYANLILIVTFVALICVYIAGCWAFRRAKTESLFSQYNQGYT; this is encoded by the exons ATGGCTGTCAAAAACATTAATGCGATAGGATCCATCAACTTCGTGGCCGTTCTCCTCTCGATCCCAATCATATTGGCCGGAATATGGCTGACCACAAAAGCCGATAACTCGTGCGTGAAGCTCCTTCAATGGCCTATAATTCTTTTAGGAATCATGATCTTGGTCGTGACCTTAGCTGGCTTGGTGGGTGGCTTTTGGCGCGTGCAATGGCTCCTCATTCTCTACCTCATTTCGATGCTAGTCATGATTATCTTACTTGGGTTTCTAGTAGTTTTCATCTACATGGTCACAATAGGAGGATCCGGCCACCTACCGCCGAGCCGAGCCTACTTAGAATACAAACTCGACGACTACTCTGGTTGGCTTCGCCGAAGAATTCAGAATCCTTGGCATTGGGATGGAATCAGAACTTGTCTAAGCTCTTCTACAACCTGCGCCGAACTTAGCCAGAGTTATCGAATGGCTCAAGATTTCTTCAACGCACATCTTTCACCTTTACAG TCTGGATGTTGTAAGCCGCCTACGGATTGTGGGTACACGTTTGTTAATCCAAGTTATTGGATAAGCCCTATAAATAATGCGGCGGGCATGGACTGTTTGCAATGGAACAATAATCAAACAGAACTATGTTATACATGCGACTCGTGCAAGGCGGGACTCTTGGCTAATCTTAACCGCGAGTGGCGTTACGCCAACCTTATCCTCATTGTCACATTTGTCGCACTCATTTGTGTCTACATAGCTGGTTGTTGGGCCTTCCGCAGagccaaaaccgagagtttattTAGCCAATACAATCAAGGTtatacctaa
- the LOC124910100 gene encoding uncharacterized protein LOC124910100 has product MSFYPDEEEFWKCPKHPSKRRRTGICHVCLRDRLITLCPNCAHRRPCACFVSSGRNSSFSLLTSGNAVVGRVSNLIENEPSFHRSISDGNHLLRSITAGDPISNNTKSTGSRRHLSFLSVFRNKEKPKEIDQNYCQTDNIMMTRSRSVYIPTVNNNKSSSEKSKGWYFPSPMKVFRQSKTSKVVQERSPLHIGNSLAL; this is encoded by the coding sequence ATGTCTTTCTATCCAGACGAAGAAGAATTCTGGAAATGTCCAAAACACCCATCCAAACGCCGCCGTACCGGAATCTGCCACGTCTGCCTCCGCGACCGTCTCATCACCCTCTGCCCTAATTGCGCCCATCGCCGCCCCTGCGCTTGCTTCGTCTCCTCCGGCAGGAATTCTTCATTCTCTCTCTTGACTTCCGGCAACGCCGTCGTCGGCCGTGTCTCCAATCTCATCGAAAACGAACCCTCCTTTCACCGATCGATATCCGATGGGAATCACTTACTCCGGTCAATAACCGCCGGAGACCCAATCTCGAATAACACGAAATCAACGGGAAGCCGGCGACATTTATCATTCTTATCTGTGTtcagaaataaagaaaaaccaAAAGAAATTGATCAGAATTATTGTCAGACGGATAATATAATGATGACGAGATCGAGATCAGTTTACATTCCGACAGTCAATAACAATAAATCTTCGTCGGAAAAATCAAAAGGTTGGTACTTTCCTAGTCCGATGAAAGTTTTCCGACAATCCAAAACCTCTAAGGTTGTTCAAGAACGTTCGCCGTTGCACATCGGTAATTCATTAGCACTCTAA